Proteins encoded in a region of the Aquila chrysaetos chrysaetos chromosome 25, bAquChr1.4, whole genome shotgun sequence genome:
- the PLA2G10 gene encoding group 10 secretory phospholipase A2 — protein MGPRRPALPLRPPLLLLPLLLLLAAGYKGTFGEAHFRNRRGILELAGAIRCTTGRSPFAYLRYGCYCGLGGRGWPKDRVDWCCFNHDCCYGKAEQAGCHPKIESYHWECEDNAAVCESLEDKCQKMACECDREAAKCFSKAPYHTKHLLWPDFMCGEIQPLCRY, from the exons ATGGGACCCCGCCGCCCGGCGCTGCCCCTGCGGCCgcccctcctgctgctgccgctgctgctgctgctcgcGGCCG GTTATAAAGGCACTTTTGGGGAAGCCCATTTTAGAAATCGAAGAGGAATTCTTGAATTAGCTGGAGCCATTAGATGTACTACAGGACGATCTCCTTTCGCCTACCTACGTTATGGATGCTACTGTGGtctgggaggaagaggatggcCCAAGGACAGAGTAGACTG GTGCTGCTTTAATCATGACTGCTGCTATGGAAAGGCAGAACAAGCAGGTTGTCACCCAAAGATAGAAAGTTACCACTGGGAGTGTGAAGACAATGCTGCTGTGTGTG aatcaCTAGAAGACAAATGCCAAAAAATGGCATGTGAATGTGACCGTGAAGCTgccaaatgtttttctaaagctCCCTATCATACAAAACACCTTTTGTGGCCAGACTTTATGTGTGGTGAGATTCAGCCTTTGTGTAGGTATTAG
- the BFAR gene encoding bifunctional apoptosis regulator yields MEENETLQGEKERAKVEKHATPEIGRQISVSEFLCHCCYDILVNPTTLNCGHSFCRHCLALWWVSSKKNECPECREKWEGFPKVNILLRDVIEKLFSDAIEQRKEDIQQNSDVARSLATFQKYGSDQIPTVPNTGRINPRGGGFFSGVLTALTCVAVVLLGYHWSSREFEEDLLVHKPVAKWTAEEVILWLEQLGPWASHYKERFLLEKVNGRLLVTLTEEDFMKEPYSIENSNHRRAIMEELERVKTLGVKPPQNLWEYKAVNPGKSLFLLYALKSSPRLSMLYLYLFDYAEAFLPFIHTICPTQEDKYEDTVTKLLDLKDPSWKQWREFIVKYLFLPYQLIAEFAWDWLDVHYWTSRFIIVNAMLLSVLELFSFWRLWSRRELKTIPHRMWRHFWKVSTQGLFVAVFWPFIPQFVCNCLFYWALYFNPIINIDLVVKEVRRLETQVQ; encoded by the exons atggaagaaaatgagactTTACAAGGTGAAAAGGAGAGGGCAAAAGTTGAAAAACATGCTACTCCCGAGATCGGTCGGCAGATATCAGTTAGTGAGTTCCTTTGCCACTGCTGTTATGACATTCTGGTCAATCCCACCACCCTGAACTGTGGGCATAGTTTCTGCAGACATTGCCTAGCCTTGTGGTGGGTATCGTCCAAGAAGAATGAATGCCCcgaatgcagagaaaaatgggaaggaTTCCCAAAAGTCAACATCCTCCTCAG GGATGTTattgaaaagctattttctgaTGCCattgaacaaagaaaagaagatattcAACAAAACAGTGATGTAGCACGCAGCTTAGCAACCTTCCAAAAATATGGGAGTGACCAGATCCCTACAGTTCCGAACACAGGAAGAATTAATCCTCGAGGAGGAGGGTTTTTCTCAGGCGTTCTGACAGCTTTAACTTGTGTAGCA GTAGTTCTACTTGGATATCACTGGAGTAGCAGAGAATTTGAAGAAGATCTTCTTGTCCACAAGCCTGTTGCTAAATGGACTGCTGAGGAAGTGATACTTTGGCTAGAGCAGCTGGGCCCATGGGCTTCACATtataaagaaagatttttactgGAGAAGGTGAATGGAAG aCTCCTTGTAACACTGACAGAGGAGGATTTCATGAAAGAGCCTTACAGTATAGAGAACAGTAACCATAGAAGAGCTATTATGGAGGAACTGGAACGTGTGAAAACTTTAGGCGTTAAACCACCACAGAACCTTTGGGAATATAAG GCAGTAAATCCAGGAAAATCACTCTTTCTTCTGTATGCACTGAAGAGTTCTCCAAGACTTAGTATGTTATACCTGTATTTGTTTGATTATGCAGAAGCTTTCCTACCTTTTATCCACACAATTTGCCCTACGCAAGAAGACAAGTATGAAGATACTGTCACAAAACTACTA GACCTTAAAGATCCTTCTTGGAAACAGTGGAGAGAATTCATtgtgaagtatttatttttgccataCCAGTTGATAGCTGAATTTGCTTGGGATTGGCTGGATGTGCATTACTGGACATCAAGATTTATAATTGTAAATGCCATGTTGCTGTCTGTTCTGGAATTATTCTCCTTTTGGAGGCTCTGGTCAAGAAGAGAATTGAA gACTATTCCTCACAGAATGTGGAGACATTTCTGGAAAGTCTCAACCCAGGGTCTTTTTGTTGCCGTTTTTTGGCCTTTTATTCCTCAGTTTGTCTGCAATTGTTTGTTTTACTGGGCCTTGTACTTTAACCCAATTATAAACATTGATCTTGTGGTTAAAGAAGTAAGGCGTCTGGAGACACAAGTGCAGTGA